Proteins found in one Microbacterium sp. LWS13-1.2 genomic segment:
- a CDS encoding FdhF/YdeP family oxidoreductase, whose amino-acid sequence MATKPPRADIDETRVHVSRPKKVAVGVPAVLHALEIANEQMGVTRSVQTLLRVNQKDGFDCPGCAWPEEDKRHIAEFCENGAKAVAEEATLRRVGPDFFAAHSLDALRGHDDWWLGQQGRLTHPMVLEEGATHYRPISWDDALALVADELRTLDDPDEAVFYTSGRTSNEAAFLYQLLVRGLGTNNLPDCSNMCHESSGSALTETIGIGKGTVSIDDIHDADLLIVAGQNPGTNHPRMLVALEKAKQRGATIIAVNPLPEAGLMRFENPQTVRGVAFGGTKLADQFLQIRLGGDQALFQAIGKHLLEAEEADGGVLDHEFLAAHTSGFDEYRQAMADASWRDLVTATGLPEKSLRRVAETVRTSKATIVCWAMGLTQHKHSVPTLRDVVNLLLLQGNIGRPGAGVCPVRGHSNVQGDRTVGIYEKPSAAFLDALDTEFAFAAPREHGFDTVGAIRAMRDGRVRFFMSMGGNFVSATPDTAVVEAGMSRVGLTVHVSTKLNRSHVVTGRRALILPTLGRTDRDRRGGQEQRVTVEDSMGAVHASRGRLAPPSEELLSEVAIVARLSGLVFGSAGTGAAAGGRTSASSSSSAAASSSRDQVMSREKDVAGADRPEPVTSPEPVTDAAGDATRHDRGYPERTAAEESDGTHSPVHSDRETADGPDPAGLRHPSNVPHADWAALEADYALIRAHIARVIPGFDDYEERIGKGGTLHLPNGPRDARRFATADGRARFTVNPLEYPRIPRGRLLLQTLRSHDQYNTTIYGKDDRYRGIHGGRRVVLVNAKDIVALGFAENDVVDLVSEWRGPDGTLEERRAEEFRIVAYRTPRGNAAAYYPETNVLVPLDSVADVSGTPTSKSVVVRLARRT is encoded by the coding sequence ATGGCGACGAAGCCCCCGAGAGCCGATATCGACGAGACCCGCGTTCACGTGTCGCGGCCCAAGAAGGTCGCCGTCGGCGTGCCCGCGGTGCTGCACGCGCTCGAGATCGCGAACGAGCAGATGGGTGTGACCCGGTCGGTGCAGACGCTGCTGCGCGTCAACCAGAAGGACGGGTTCGACTGCCCCGGCTGCGCGTGGCCCGAGGAGGACAAGCGGCACATCGCGGAGTTCTGCGAGAACGGCGCCAAGGCCGTCGCCGAGGAGGCGACGCTGCGCCGGGTCGGCCCGGACTTCTTCGCCGCGCATTCGCTCGACGCGCTGCGCGGCCACGACGACTGGTGGCTCGGCCAGCAGGGGCGGCTGACCCACCCGATGGTGCTCGAAGAGGGTGCGACGCACTACCGGCCGATCTCGTGGGACGATGCGCTCGCCCTGGTCGCGGATGAGCTGCGGACGCTGGATGATCCCGATGAGGCGGTCTTCTACACGTCGGGCCGCACCTCGAACGAAGCGGCGTTCCTGTATCAGCTGCTGGTGCGCGGCCTCGGCACGAACAACCTGCCCGACTGCTCCAACATGTGCCATGAGTCCTCCGGCTCGGCGCTGACGGAGACGATCGGCATCGGCAAGGGGACCGTCTCGATCGACGACATCCACGACGCCGACCTGCTCATCGTCGCCGGGCAGAACCCGGGCACGAATCACCCCCGCATGCTCGTCGCGCTCGAGAAGGCGAAGCAGCGCGGGGCGACGATCATCGCGGTGAACCCGCTGCCCGAGGCGGGACTGATGCGCTTCGAGAACCCGCAGACGGTGCGGGGCGTCGCGTTCGGCGGCACCAAGCTCGCCGACCAGTTCCTGCAGATCCGCCTCGGCGGCGATCAGGCGCTGTTCCAGGCGATCGGCAAGCACCTCCTCGAGGCCGAGGAGGCCGACGGGGGTGTGCTCGACCACGAGTTCCTCGCCGCGCACACCAGCGGCTTCGATGAGTATCGTCAGGCCATGGCGGATGCCTCGTGGCGCGACCTCGTCACCGCCACGGGTCTTCCCGAGAAGTCGCTGCGGCGGGTCGCCGAGACCGTGCGCACGTCGAAGGCGACGATCGTCTGCTGGGCGATGGGACTCACCCAGCACAAGCACTCGGTGCCGACGCTGCGCGACGTGGTCAATCTGCTGCTGCTGCAGGGCAACATCGGCCGCCCGGGCGCGGGCGTCTGCCCCGTGCGCGGGCACTCCAACGTGCAGGGCGATCGCACCGTGGGCATCTACGAGAAGCCGTCGGCGGCGTTCCTCGACGCCCTCGACACGGAGTTCGCGTTCGCCGCCCCGCGCGAGCACGGCTTCGACACGGTCGGCGCGATCCGCGCGATGCGCGACGGCCGCGTGCGGTTCTTCATGAGCATGGGCGGCAACTTCGTGTCCGCGACCCCCGACACCGCGGTCGTCGAGGCCGGCATGTCGCGCGTCGGACTCACCGTGCACGTCTCCACGAAGCTCAACCGCTCCCACGTCGTCACGGGGCGTCGCGCTCTCATCCTGCCGACGCTGGGCCGCACCGACCGCGACCGCCGCGGCGGCCAGGAGCAGCGGGTCACGGTCGAGGACTCCATGGGAGCCGTCCACGCCTCCCGCGGCCGCCTGGCCCCGCCGTCGGAGGAGCTGCTCAGCGAGGTCGCCATCGTGGCTCGACTGAGCGGCCTGGTCTTCGGGTCCGCGGGTACCGGCGCAGCCGCCGGCGGTCGGACGTCAGCGTCGTCGTCCTCGTCGGCGGCGGCGTCGTCGTCGCGAGATCAGGTGATGTCACGGGAGAAGGACGTTGCGGGCGCGGATCGTCCTGAGCCGGTGACATCACCTGAGCCGGTGACGGATGCCGCGGGCGACGCGACGCGGCATGACCGCGGGTACCCGGAGCGCACCGCGGCCGAGGAGTCCGACGGCACCCACTCGCCGGTCCACAGCGACCGCGAGACCGCAGACGGCCCCGATCCGGCTGGTCTGCGGCATCCGTCCAACGTCCCGCACGCGGACTGGGCGGCGCTCGAGGCGGACTACGCGCTCATCCGCGCCCACATCGCGCGCGTCATCCCCGGGTTCGACGACTACGAGGAGCGCATCGGCAAGGGCGGCACGCTGCACCTGCCGAACGGACCGCGCGATGCGCGCCGCTTCGCGACGGCCGACGGCAGGGCGCGGTTCACCGTGAACCCGCTGGAGTATCCGCGGATCCCGCGCGGGCGCCTGCTGCTGCAGACGCTGCGCTCGCACGACCAGTACAACACCACGATCTACGGCAAGGACGACCGGTATCGCGGCATCCACGGCGGGCGCCGGGTCGTGCTGGTGAACGCCAAGGACATCGTCGCGCTGGGCTTCGCCGAGAACGACGTCGTCGACCTCGTGTCGGAGTGGAGGGGGCCGGACGGCACGCTCGAGGAGCGACGGGCGGAGGAGTTCCGCATCGTCGCCTATCGCACGCCTCGGGGCAACGCCGCCGCGTACTACCCGGAGACGAACGTGCTGGTGCCCCTGGACTCCGTCGCCGACGTCTCGGGAACGCCGACCTCGAAGTCGGTGGTGGTGCGGCTCGCACGTCGCACCTGA
- the lepB gene encoding signal peptidase I, with product MTVVAGSAAVGRSLGGRRRALFWLAALLVPAGAALSLTAAFGVATVRNDSMNPTLHSGDTVLFDRWSPPGRGDVVLLVDREGWSGTQSALLVKRVVGVAGDVVVCCEAGTGRLLLNGAPVEEAYAGAVRPGGDIPFRVTVPEGAVWVMGDNRAESADSRASVSAPGQGAVARDDLRGTARAWWGG from the coding sequence GTGACGGTCGTCGCCGGCTCGGCGGCGGTCGGCCGATCGCTCGGCGGCAGGCGGCGGGCGCTCTTCTGGCTCGCAGCCCTTCTCGTCCCCGCCGGCGCAGCGCTCTCGCTCACCGCGGCCTTCGGTGTCGCGACGGTGCGCAACGACTCGATGAACCCGACGCTGCACAGCGGTGACACGGTGCTGTTCGACCGGTGGAGCCCGCCTGGGCGCGGCGACGTGGTGCTCCTCGTCGACCGCGAAGGATGGTCGGGTACGCAGAGCGCGCTCCTCGTGAAGCGGGTCGTCGGCGTCGCGGGCGACGTGGTCGTGTGCTGCGAGGCGGGCACAGGCCGGTTGCTCCTCAACGGAGCGCCGGTCGAGGAGGCCTATGCCGGCGCGGTGCGGCCGGGCGGCGACATCCCGTTCCGCGTCACCGTGCCCGAGGGTGCCGTCTGGGTCATGGGCGACAACCGGGCGGAGTCTGCCGACTCCCGGGCATCGGTGTCGGCGCCGGGGCAGGGGGCCGTGGCACGAGACGACCTGCGCGGCACCGCGCGTGCGTGGTGGGGCGGCTGA